A region from the uncultured Macellibacteroides sp. genome encodes:
- a CDS encoding 4Fe-4S binding protein, whose product MAYLISEDCIACGTCIDECPVGAISEGDIYKIDPEMCTDCGTCADVCPTEAIHPVA is encoded by the coding sequence ATGGCTTATTTAATTAGTGAAGATTGCATTGCATGCGGTACTTGTATTGACGAGTGTCCGGTAGGAGCAATTTCTGAAGGCGACATCTATAAGATTGATCCTGAAATGTGTACAGACTGCGGTACTTGCGCTGATGTATGTCCTACAGAAGCTATCCATCCGGTAGCATAA
- a CDS encoding YbbR-like domain-containing protein gives MSRLEVFISTFKSAPKKIKTLLRQQGWKEVLIFFFFVLLSIGFWMLQSLQQDYEIELSIPVRYKNVPTNIAFSDTLPNSIKVKVRDKGSVLLNYSLGRTFLPIEPSLNSLSNKKGTFVISKKVIESDILKQLIATTTLISFEPQMVKIPYTPLKSRNIPVEFNGSLRPKPGYSLAGDITVSPSVVKVYSGENLLDSITTIKTVFTKIDGAKKTFTRTFNILPIKGVRFEPKLVTITFPIEEYTEKTLNIPVKCSNLPKEYTLRTFPSSVQVTCNVPLSRFKQLNADEFAVEVLYADLEQNVSGTVSIKLTKKPDWILSPTIHPDKIEFILEQNN, from the coding sequence ATGTCACGACTTGAAGTCTTTATTTCAACATTCAAGTCTGCACCAAAAAAGATTAAGACTCTGTTACGTCAGCAAGGATGGAAGGAAGTCTTAATCTTTTTCTTTTTTGTACTTCTTTCTATTGGCTTTTGGATGTTACAAAGCCTGCAGCAAGATTACGAAATAGAACTTTCTATACCGGTCAGATATAAGAATGTTCCAACCAATATCGCATTCTCCGACACGCTACCTAATAGCATTAAGGTAAAAGTCAGAGACAAGGGAAGCGTGTTGCTTAACTATTCTTTGGGCCGAACATTTTTACCGATTGAACCTTCACTTAATTCCCTTTCAAACAAAAAAGGAACATTTGTAATAAGTAAAAAAGTTATAGAAAGTGATATTCTAAAACAACTTATAGCCACCACCACCCTAATTAGCTTTGAACCCCAGATGGTGAAAATACCCTATACTCCATTAAAAAGCAGGAATATTCCTGTTGAATTTAATGGATCTCTTCGACCTAAACCCGGTTACTCACTTGCAGGCGATATAACCGTTAGTCCGTCCGTCGTAAAGGTATATTCCGGCGAAAATTTATTAGATAGCATCACGACAATCAAAACGGTATTCACAAAGATAGACGGAGCTAAAAAAACATTTACTCGTACTTTTAACATACTTCCAATTAAAGGTGTACGTTTTGAACCTAAGCTAGTTACAATCACATTTCCTATTGAAGAATATACAGAGAAAACGCTCAACATTCCTGTAAAATGCAGTAATCTGCCCAAAGAATATACATTGCGTACTTTTCCATCATCAGTTCAGGTTACCTGTAATGTACCACTTTCCCGATTTAAGCAGCTTAACGCAGACGAATTCGCTGTAGAAGTTTTATATGCCGATCTCGAGCAAAATGTATCCGGAACAGTATCCATAAAGCTAACTAAGAAACCTGACTGGATTCTTTCTCCGACAATCCATCCCGACAAAATAGAATTTATACTCGAACAAAATAACTAG
- a CDS encoding DUF3276 family protein, producing the protein MEDSEKKINVETSDKEIIYSRAIKAGKRIYYLDVKKNLKDDLFLAITESKKVQSKDGNQATFEKHKIFLYKEDFEKFVEGLSDVIGYIQIHNGDATASQEKKDDLEDSTDGDIKLSIDF; encoded by the coding sequence ATGGAAGATTCAGAGAAGAAAATAAATGTTGAGACGAGTGATAAAGAGATCATATACTCAAGAGCAATCAAAGCCGGCAAGAGAATTTATTACCTCGATGTGAAGAAGAATCTAAAAGATGATTTATTCCTGGCTATAACTGAAAGCAAAAAGGTTCAGTCTAAAGATGGAAATCAGGCAACTTTTGAAAAACATAAGATTTTTTTATATAAGGAAGATTTTGAAAAATTTGTAGAAGGTTTGTCCGATGTAATTGGATATATTCAGATACATAACGGTGACGCAACCGCAAGTCAGGAGAAAAAGGATGATTTGGAAGATTCAACTGACGGGGATATAAAACTTTCAATAGACTTTTAA
- the nusB gene encoding transcription antitermination factor NusB: MINRILIRIKVLQIVYAYYQNGNKDLKTAENELLFSLQKSYDLYHYFLLLIVETTNLQKRLLDNRKNKYVPTQEELNPNMRFAENRLAMQIEGNESLATYVKEQGISWNNDEDFIKSVLDLILNSELYSEYLANENDSYETDKEFWRNAFKKLICGNEEIESYLEDKSIYWNDDIEIIQTFTLKTIKKFSEVAGTKQSLLPMFKDLEDQEFAIKLFRQSLLKGSEYRERIQKHMKNWESERIANMDQIIMQVALAEILNFPSIPINVTLNEYIDTAKHYSTPKSGIFINGILDSVVTELKNERLLIKD, encoded by the coding sequence ATGATCAACAGAATTTTAATTCGCATTAAAGTTTTACAGATAGTATATGCGTACTATCAAAACGGAAACAAAGACCTCAAAACTGCAGAAAACGAATTGCTTTTCAGTCTTCAAAAGTCATACGACTTATATCATTATTTTCTTCTTCTGATTGTTGAAACGACAAATCTTCAAAAAAGACTTCTGGACAACCGTAAAAACAAGTATGTGCCAACCCAGGAAGAATTGAATCCGAACATGCGTTTTGCAGAAAACCGTTTGGCAATGCAAATTGAAGGAAATGAATCGCTAGCAACATACGTTAAAGAACAAGGCATTTCCTGGAATAATGATGAAGATTTCATTAAGTCTGTACTGGATTTAATCTTGAATTCCGAGCTTTATAGTGAATATCTTGCAAACGAAAACGATTCATACGAAACAGATAAAGAGTTCTGGCGAAATGCTTTCAAGAAACTAATTTGCGGAAACGAAGAGATTGAATCCTACCTTGAAGATAAAAGCATTTACTGGAACGACGACATTGAGATCATCCAAACATTTACACTGAAAACAATCAAAAAGTTTAGCGAAGTCGCAGGTACTAAACAAAGCCTGTTACCCATGTTCAAGGATCTGGAAGATCAGGAATTTGCAATAAAACTATTCCGTCAGTCTTTGCTAAAAGGAAGCGAATATCGTGAACGCATTCAGAAGCACATGAAAAACTGGGAGAGCGAACGCATAGCCAATATGGATCAGATTATCATGCAGGTTGCTCTTGCCGAAATTTTAAACTTCCCTTCTATTCCAATTAATGTAACTCTAAACGAATACATTGACACTGCAAAACATTATAGTACACCCAAAAGTGGTATATTTATCAATGGAATCCTGGATTCTGTGGTTACTGAGTTAAAAAATGAAAGGTTATTGATCAAAGATTGA
- the ftsH gene encoding ATP-dependent zinc metalloprotease FtsH, producing MENNNKAFNKPPKNNKSKLFRFNLYWMYGVIFIMLAALYMTNDSSATKELGWTEFQKLAQKNVFEQMTVFNKKNTLEATIKKGQLGVVFKEDTAKLGATPKIFVKIPSADKFSDFYDKAVEKNNIDTLVNFEEGDDTFWNFFISFGPIILLVLVWIFLMRRMSGNAGGGGAGGVFSVGKAKAQLFDKDNDKKVTFKDVAGLSEAKQEIEEIVAFLRSPEKYTELGGKIPKGALLVGPPGTGKTLLAKAVAGEANVPFFSLSGSDFVEMFVGVGASRVRDLFRQAKEKAPCIVFIDEIDAVGRARGKNANMNSNDERENTLNQLLTEMDGFGSNSGVIILAATNRADILDKALLRAGRFDRQIHVELPDLNERKEIFGVHLRPIKIDESVDAEFLARQTPGFSGADIANVCNEAALIAARSLKKFVQKEDFMNAVDRIVGGLEKRSKITTAEERRSIANHEAGHATLSWLLEHANPLVKVTIVPRGKALGAAWYLPEERQITTKEQLLDEMCATLGGRAAEELFLGKISTGASNDLERVTKQAYAMVVYFGMSEKLPNLNYYDSTGQEWGFTKPYSEETAKLIDAEVQAIINNEYLRAKQILLDNAPKHHQLASVLLEREVIYTEDVEHIFGKRPWISRSQEILDIQEKAAEIASSASQEEAEAKQSESGEENKEKIAD from the coding sequence ATGGAAAATAATAACAAAGCGTTTAATAAGCCGCCTAAGAACAACAAGTCAAAATTATTCCGTTTCAACCTGTACTGGATGTATGGGGTAATTTTCATTATGCTTGCCGCTCTATATATGACCAATGACTCTTCAGCTACTAAAGAGTTAGGGTGGACGGAGTTTCAAAAACTGGCTCAAAAAAACGTATTTGAGCAGATGACAGTATTTAATAAGAAGAACACGTTGGAAGCTACAATAAAGAAAGGACAGCTTGGCGTTGTTTTCAAAGAAGATACTGCCAAGTTAGGAGCTACACCAAAAATCTTCGTAAAAATACCATCAGCTGACAAGTTTTCTGATTTTTACGACAAGGCCGTAGAGAAAAACAATATTGATACACTGGTGAACTTTGAAGAAGGTGATGACACCTTTTGGAATTTCTTTATTTCTTTTGGACCGATTATTCTCCTCGTTCTTGTATGGATATTCTTGATGAGAAGGATGTCTGGTAATGCCGGAGGTGGTGGCGCCGGAGGTGTTTTCAGCGTTGGAAAAGCAAAAGCCCAGTTATTTGATAAAGATAACGACAAGAAAGTTACATTTAAAGATGTGGCTGGTTTATCAGAAGCAAAACAAGAGATAGAAGAAATCGTAGCATTTCTTAGAAGTCCGGAAAAATATACTGAACTGGGAGGTAAAATACCTAAAGGAGCTCTTTTGGTTGGCCCTCCGGGAACAGGAAAGACTCTTTTGGCTAAAGCTGTAGCCGGAGAAGCAAATGTTCCCTTCTTTTCTTTGTCTGGTTCAGACTTTGTTGAGATGTTTGTGGGTGTTGGTGCTTCCAGAGTACGAGATTTATTCCGTCAGGCTAAAGAAAAAGCTCCTTGTATTGTTTTTATAGATGAAATTGATGCGGTTGGACGTGCTCGCGGTAAGAATGCGAATATGAACAGTAATGATGAACGTGAAAATACGCTTAACCAACTTCTTACAGAAATGGATGGTTTTGGTTCAAACAGCGGAGTAATTATTCTTGCTGCCACAAACCGTGCTGACATTTTAGACAAGGCTTTGCTTCGTGCCGGTCGTTTTGACCGTCAGATTCACGTGGAATTACCTGATTTAAATGAACGAAAAGAAATATTTGGTGTACATCTTCGTCCTATTAAAATCGATGAAAGTGTTGATGCCGAGTTTCTTGCAAGACAAACTCCAGGATTCTCGGGAGCCGACATTGCCAATGTTTGTAACGAAGCTGCCTTAATTGCAGCCCGTAGCTTAAAGAAATTTGTTCAAAAAGAAGATTTCATGAATGCGGTAGACCGAATCGTTGGTGGTTTGGAAAAACGTTCTAAAATAACAACTGCCGAAGAAAGACGAAGCATCGCCAATCACGAAGCTGGTCACGCAACCTTAAGCTGGTTACTTGAGCATGCCAATCCATTGGTTAAAGTTACGATTGTTCCCCGCGGAAAAGCGTTAGGAGCAGCATGGTATTTACCTGAGGAACGGCAGATTACGACTAAAGAGCAGTTGCTTGATGAAATGTGTGCCACATTAGGTGGTCGTGCTGCCGAAGAATTATTCCTTGGAAAAATATCTACCGGAGCATCCAACGACCTGGAGCGCGTTACTAAGCAAGCTTATGCCATGGTAGTCTATTTTGGTATGAGTGAGAAACTCCCTAATTTAAATTACTACGATTCTACAGGACAGGAATGGGGATTCACGAAACCTTATAGTGAGGAGACAGCTAAGCTCATTGACGCTGAAGTTCAGGCAATAATAAATAATGAATACTTACGGGCAAAACAAATCCTGTTGGATAATGCGCCAAAGCATCACCAATTAGCAAGTGTTCTCCTCGAGAGAGAAGTTATTTATACTGAAGATGTAGAACATATATTTGGCAAACGTCCTTGGATTTCACGTTCGCAAGAAATTCTAGATATCCAGGAGAAGGCTGCAGAAATTGCATCTTCTGCTTCTCAGGAAGAAGCCGAAGCTAAACAGTCTGAATCGGGAGAAGAAAACAAGGAAAAAATAGCAGATTAA
- a CDS encoding site-specific integrase yields MKLLTFKIYLRADQYKKGDGVIYLRATLDRVHRYISLRIRVKEKNWNPSTCQVRLSEPNAFSVNQIIHMYETRAFNIRHEATLRNKYLSLDEFVLQFSINYDSSSFYEFVTNEVRTNKKLSTETLRGYDAQISKLQAFKKELVFAEIDSSFLNRYEKYMTDVLKNKPNTVNRTFAFIKSVINKARELNVTDIDPFEKRKLGFKEGHRNRLTIEELDSLSALYDSIDLDAKYTNVLRYFLFSCYTGLRYGDVQNLRLGNINGDVISLQMKKTKNEIRVPIIARAKKFLPNPDSTLKNLKVFRVLTNQKTNEYLKNIMDLAGIDKQISFHCARHSYATNGIELGIPLEVISQLLGHTDVKVTRIYAKYSDNVKVRELEKWSLNDKKKAEEKDK; encoded by the coding sequence ATGAAATTATTAACATTTAAGATATATCTCCGGGCTGATCAATACAAAAAAGGAGATGGTGTAATCTATCTAAGAGCTACTCTTGATAGGGTTCACAGGTATATTTCTCTCCGGATAAGGGTTAAGGAGAAGAATTGGAATCCTAGTACCTGTCAGGTTCGTTTGTCTGAACCAAATGCTTTCTCTGTAAATCAAATCATTCATATGTATGAGACGCGGGCCTTTAATATAAGGCATGAAGCTACGTTGCGGAACAAATATCTTTCGTTGGATGAATTTGTTTTACAATTTTCGATAAACTATGATAGTTCGTCGTTCTATGAATTTGTGACTAACGAGGTGAGAACGAATAAAAAGCTTTCGACTGAGACATTAAGGGGGTATGACGCGCAGATATCCAAACTTCAGGCTTTTAAAAAGGAGCTTGTTTTTGCTGAAATTGATTCGTCTTTTCTTAATCGCTATGAGAAATACATGACTGACGTTTTGAAAAATAAACCTAATACTGTAAACCGAACGTTTGCTTTCATTAAATCGGTTATTAATAAAGCCAGGGAATTGAATGTGACGGATATTGATCCTTTTGAAAAAAGGAAATTGGGATTTAAAGAGGGACATCGTAACCGACTTACTATTGAAGAACTTGACAGTTTGTCTGCTTTGTATGATTCTATTGATCTTGATGCTAAGTATACGAATGTGTTGCGTTACTTTTTATTTAGTTGTTATACCGGGTTGCGTTATGGTGATGTGCAGAATTTACGCTTGGGGAATATTAATGGAGATGTGATTTCTCTGCAGATGAAAAAGACTAAGAATGAAATTAGAGTTCCAATCATAGCGCGGGCAAAGAAATTTTTACCGAATCCGGATTCTACTTTAAAAAATCTTAAGGTGTTCAGGGTTCTTACGAATCAAAAGACGAATGAGTACTTGAAGAATATTATGGATCTTGCAGGAATTGATAAACAAATTTCTTTTCATTGTGCCAGGCATAGTTATGCTACAAACGGGATTGAATTGGGGATTCCATTGGAGGTAATAAGCCAATTGTTGGGGCACACAGATGTAAAAGTTACTCGTATCTACGCAAAGTATTCGGATAATGTTAAGGTTCGGGAACTTGAAAAGTGGAGCCTGAATGATAAGAAAAAAGCGGAGGAAAAGGATAAATGA
- a CDS encoding N-acetylmuramoyl-L-alanine amidase → MRKIYLTAGHNLTPSGSGTGAIGIIDEAKEAIYLRDFIFAELKRQGVTSERDCNTSSLNTVISWLRSKVCKKDILIDIHFNASASPSSNGTEIILPNQYTSEERTIAETLLDTITNTLGTKSRGIKIEKDTAVGSIGILNKPDCLNILLEVCFVSNQSDVDAYRKYSKHLAINIALDLIHFLKTA, encoded by the coding sequence ATGAGAAAAATTTATCTTACAGCCGGGCATAACCTCACACCTTCAGGATCAGGAACAGGGGCAATCGGAATTATCGACGAAGCAAAGGAAGCAATCTACTTGCGAGACTTCATTTTTGCCGAATTAAAGCGCCAGGGAGTCACTTCAGAACGCGACTGCAATACCAGTTCATTAAACACAGTTATAAGCTGGTTGCGCAGCAAAGTGTGCAAAAAAGACATCCTTATCGATATCCACTTCAATGCATCAGCGTCGCCATCTTCCAATGGTACCGAAATCATTCTTCCTAACCAGTATACTTCAGAAGAAAGAACTATTGCCGAAACACTCCTGGACACAATTACAAATACACTGGGTACAAAAAGCCGTGGAATCAAAATAGAAAAAGATACGGCCGTAGGAAGCATTGGAATTCTAAATAAACCAGACTGTCTTAATATCCTACTCGAAGTATGCTTTGTTTCCAATCAAAGCGACGTAGACGCATACAGGAAATATAGCAAACACCTTGCTATAAATATCGCGCTCGATCTCATTCACTTTTTAAAAACAGCCTAA
- a CDS encoding porin family protein, with product MRYSILIVFASFLSAGSLLAQKEVVKNQPYADQKLFHLGFHVGLHSQDMIVTNNGVAGTDGRTWYAEIPSYSPGFTVGVIGDMYLNQFFNLRFSPTLHFGDKKFVFKSFEGNVPADDPEFTTSLRSNYLTFPLDIKYSAFRINNYRPYILGGIYGSFDLGRKKGNPLLLKGTDVGLEFGLGCDFYLPYFKLCPEIKFCFGLVDLLEKDRTDLQDESILKYSQSLSKATTRMIVLTFNFE from the coding sequence TTGAGATATTCTATATTGATAGTATTTGCCAGCTTTCTCTCTGCAGGCTCTCTCTTGGCCCAAAAGGAAGTTGTGAAGAATCAGCCTTATGCTGACCAAAAGCTATTTCATTTGGGTTTTCATGTCGGACTTCATTCCCAGGATATGATAGTAACAAATAATGGAGTAGCAGGGACTGATGGTAGGACTTGGTATGCTGAAATACCGTCTTATTCTCCGGGGTTTACTGTTGGTGTTATTGGCGATATGTATCTTAATCAGTTCTTTAATTTAAGGTTCTCTCCAACATTGCATTTTGGTGACAAGAAGTTTGTGTTTAAATCTTTTGAAGGAAATGTGCCTGCGGATGATCCTGAATTCACAACTTCGCTACGATCGAATTATCTTACATTTCCGCTTGATATTAAATACAGCGCTTTCCGTATAAATAACTACAGGCCTTATATCTTGGGAGGAATTTATGGAAGCTTCGACTTAGGAAGAAAAAAAGGTAATCCTCTTTTACTTAAGGGAACAGACGTGGGTCTTGAATTCGGTTTGGGTTGCGATTTCTATTTGCCTTATTTTAAGTTATGTCCGGAAATTAAGTTTTGTTTCGGATTAGTTGATTTGTTGGAAAAAGACAGAACAGATCTCCAGGATGAATCTATCTTGAAGTATTCACAGTCTTTATCTAAAGCGACTACCCGAATGATTGTGCTTACTTTTAATTTCGAATAA
- the yajC gene encoding preprotein translocase subunit YajC, whose protein sequence is MSLLSIFLQAAGGQSQWTGILMMVVVVAIFYFFMIRPQQKKQKEIQKSREALKVGDKVITAGGIYGKIKEISDHYMSIEIAEGVRIRVDKTSIFASAEDAQQK, encoded by the coding sequence ATGAGCTTACTTAGTATTTTCCTTCAGGCAGCAGGAGGACAGTCTCAATGGACTGGCATTTTAATGATGGTTGTGGTAGTAGCCATTTTCTACTTCTTTATGATTCGTCCGCAGCAGAAGAAACAAAAAGAGATTCAAAAATCTCGTGAAGCGCTTAAAGTTGGAGACAAAGTGATTACTGCCGGAGGTATCTACGGTAAAATCAAGGAAATCAGCGATCATTATATGTCTATCGAAATAGCAGAAGGCGTTCGTATCCGTGTTGACAAAACTTCAATCTTTGCATCTGCAGAAGACGCGCAACAAAAGTAA
- a CDS encoding phosphatidate cytidylyltransferase, whose protein sequence is MKNLIIRGLTGAVFVAILVGGVYYNPYTFLILFSILTGLLIWEFYSLLKEYFPSKTKRIISTAGGIYLFASAFAYSNGLFGCSIFLPYMAFILYSFISELYNKHQNPLINLAFTLLAQLYCAGSFALANYIVLVKSADGEISFTPLLLLALFVFVWINDTGAYLIGSQFGKHRLFERISPKKSWEGFWGGMFFALASSLIFSRMVPEISWYNWLGFATTVVCFGTWGDLVESLIKRTVGVKDSGKMLPGHGGMLDRFDSILLAIPAAYIYIELFIRN, encoded by the coding sequence TTGAAAAATCTAATTATACGAGGGCTAACAGGTGCGGTATTTGTAGCCATATTAGTAGGAGGTGTATATTATAATCCATATACATTTCTAATACTTTTTAGTATACTTACCGGACTCTTGATCTGGGAATTTTATAGTCTGCTGAAAGAATATTTTCCTTCAAAAACAAAACGAATAATAAGTACTGCAGGCGGAATTTATCTCTTCGCTTCAGCTTTTGCCTATTCGAACGGTCTCTTTGGCTGCTCAATATTCTTGCCTTATATGGCTTTCATTCTTTATTCTTTTATATCAGAACTATACAACAAGCACCAAAATCCACTAATCAATTTGGCTTTTACCTTGTTAGCTCAGCTTTATTGTGCCGGCTCCTTTGCTCTAGCGAATTATATTGTTTTGGTAAAATCCGCGGATGGAGAGATATCCTTCACTCCTCTCCTATTACTTGCCTTATTTGTATTTGTATGGATAAATGATACCGGAGCGTATCTTATTGGATCACAATTTGGAAAACACAGGTTGTTCGAGCGAATTTCTCCAAAAAAATCATGGGAAGGCTTCTGGGGTGGTATGTTCTTCGCACTTGCCAGCTCGCTGATATTTTCCCGTATGGTTCCCGAAATCAGCTGGTATAACTGGCTGGGATTCGCAACAACCGTTGTATGCTTCGGAACTTGGGGCGATTTAGTTGAATCGTTGATAAAACGAACAGTCGGAGTAAAGGATTCCGGAAAGATGTTACCTGGGCACGGCGGTATGCTTGATCGCTTTGACAGTATTCTTTTGGCAATTCCTGCCGCCTATATCTATATTGAATTGTTTATTCGAAATTAA
- the rsfS gene encoding ribosome silencing factor: MDQTELLVKKIVEGLQEKKGKEIAIIDLTKLSGAICQYMVICEGNTPTQVGALSDSVWDYVRKELSDKPISIDGEKQAQWIGMDYGTVLVHIFIPELRSYYNLENLWADSKVIRVPDLD, from the coding sequence ATGGATCAAACAGAATTATTAGTAAAGAAGATCGTTGAAGGTCTTCAGGAAAAGAAAGGTAAAGAAATTGCTATTATAGACTTAACAAAATTGTCTGGAGCCATATGCCAATATATGGTAATATGTGAAGGAAATACGCCAACTCAGGTTGGTGCTCTTTCAGACTCAGTTTGGGATTATGTAAGGAAAGAACTTTCTGATAAGCCTATTTCCATAGATGGAGAAAAACAGGCGCAATGGATAGGAATGGATTATGGCACGGTTCTTGTACATATTTTTATACCGGAATTACGTTCTTACTACAATTTGGAGAACCTTTGGGCCGACTCGAAGGTTATTCGAGTACCGGACTTAGATTAA